The Borreliella afzelii DNA segment CCTCATCAGAAATTAGGCTTGAAATATCTTCTTTGTTTGTTAATGTTGGGTTTTTAGGAAGCGATGGTATTGATTCACAAGAAAGTAGTAGTAAGAGTACCCAAAAAATACCTATGAAACTAATTTTTGTTTTGAATTTTTGCATTGTTATCCCCCGTGAACTTGATTTTGTAAATCGTTTAGCATTTTTTTTGTAACTTCGTCTCGAAGCTTAATGAGTTTTCTGTATTCGCAAAAGCTACCCCCAGAATTTCTGTAAGCCTCACAAGCTTGTATTGAAAGCTCAATGGTGTCTTTTAAGCGTTTGTCAATTTGCTCAACAGCAGCTTTGTCTTCATTGCTTTTTTCGATTTTGTCTTTCAAAAAAAACACTAACCTTAAAAGTGAGCTTGTGAAGGCCATTCCTTCGTTCACTATGTCTAATTTTTCTCTACCAAAAGAGCTTTCAAACCCTTTTAGGAGTGTATTTTTTACATCCACTGCGTCTAGCAGCTCATGAATATTTTTTACTGCGTTCATTACGCTACCTCCAAATTGTTTCTAAATTTTGCATTGTAAAATTCTAGTCTGTTCTTTACGCGCTGTACTATTGCTTTGTTTTGAATTTTGAAAACTCTTAGCGAATCTATGTATCCGTTAGAAACGGCCTTAGAATTGCCAAGTGAATCCCAAATTACGGTTTTTCTGTCGTTTGCCACAATTACAAAATGGTAAAAACTAGAACTTTCGTCTTTGTACTTTGCAATCAAAATATCCGACTCTAAAGGCACGTAAGAACTCGGATAATGTTTTTCGTCAAAGTAAATATCTTCGTCAATACCTAAGTTTGCAAATATTGCGTTTGGAGAATTTACAAACGCATTGTCACCCCTTAGGCAGCCTTTACTTACAAGTCCCTTGAAAAGCAAATCAATCTCAAAGCAATCGAAACATTTTTCGACACCGTTTTTGATTTCTTTTACTACAAGGGCAACAAACAAAATGCAAAGGAAATAACACCCAAATTTAGAGATAATTTCGTTTTGTTCTTTGAATTTCATTTGCAAAGGCACCGCAAGTCTGTGAATTTCGACTTCTTTGAAAATCACTTTGTCGAACTTTTTGAATTGCTCTGCACTTTCTAGTAATTCTGATTTGTACTTCTTCAAAAAATAATCTTTCAAAAGATTATAGAAAAAATTGTAAACATTTAAAAATATTTTTTTATTCATTTAGCTTTTCCAATTTCATTGATCTTAGTTGTTCTCTTAGAATTTCTTCTGCTTTAATTGTTTCTTTTGCGCAAATATTTCTAATTTCTTGTGCTAAGTTTTCTTTGTTTACAGTGTTGATGAAATCCGTAGTTCTTTTTAGATCTTCTTTTACTGAATTTTTCATTTCTTCGAATTCGGTTTTTATTTTAGCGCTGTAGTAATTCTCAAGTTCTTTGAAAACTTCTTTCTTAACAACTTTGTAGTAATTCTCAAGTTCTTTGAAAACTTCAGCCTTGACCTTAGCTGCTTGAGTTTTGATGTCTGCTAGAAGTCCTTTAACAGCGTATGTACCAATTCCAGAAATTGATATTATTAGCATGGCTATGATACTGCTTACAATATTTACTTTCTTTAGTTTTGCCATATACCCTCCATCAGATTTCAATTTTTTTTACAAAAAAAAAATCATATTTCACCCACTTTGCACGCGTGTACAAAATAAATAAAACATGACTTAGCTAATTCAGACTATTGAGTCCAAATTATCTAATAGTGCTTTCACAGTATTAGATTTTGTAAAATATACAACTTTTTTGTTAAAAACCAAATAATTTTGTCTTTTTTTTTGAAAAAATCAAAATTTGTTGTACAATATTTTCGTGAGAGGATTTTTCATAAAATTACCTCTACAAAGTTTTGACTTTAATAGATGAGGAAAGAAAAGAAAAGTCTAGTCGCAAGTGCAACCAGACTTTCACCCTTTCATCACTAGTGATGAATCGGTTTTTCATAATGTAATTATGAAAAATATTTTATTAGAAAAAGCTAATTTAGACAAATCCAATTCACAAAACTTACTTATTAAGTTGGTGGAGAATAATCATAAAAAGACTTGTACGGATACTGTAAAAGTATCCTACGTTGAGTCTTTGATCAAAAAAATGTGTGTAAACCCATACAAAAGGATGCTGAAAGTCTACTGGGCAATCAGTGTTAAAAATAAAGACTACAAAAAAACATTCGGGGTTGAGCGTTATTCGGCTTGTGACATTTACAGAATTGTAGCAAAACTTCTAGAAAAAGATGGAAAAAGAGTTGTTTGTAATCGTACTGTCCAGCGAGACATTAAGATTCTAAATGATCTTGGCCTAATTCAAACCGTACTCCGAAAATTCGGAAAACACAAAACCGGTCATGGAAGTGTTGCACATTATATTCAAAACATGCAATTTGTAGCCTACCACAAAGAAATAATTTGGGAATATTTCGTATCTTTACTTGAAGAAAAACTTGCAAACAAAAAAATAGTAGGCGACTTCGACTGGAACATTCAAAATGCGGTGTTCAAAGTTTCTAAATTCCAAAATATCCAAAACAAATTTCAAAATCATACTAAGAATACCACATCCTTTAGGTTTGTTGATAACAAAGTTTCAGAAAAAAATTCCTATGGGACTTTTGAACAATCATGCGACATTACTTTACACAGCCAACACAGTAAAAGTCGTGTCAATACTATGTCGCCTCATGAGTCGCCGCCTGTTATTAATAAAGATAATATAAGTAATATTAAGTATAAGAATTCAAAGAATTCTATATATAATTCAAAAATTCTAAAAAACAATATTAATTTTGAAAAAAAAGACGTAGAGTCTCGACTTATTCAAAGAGACATTCCAAAAGATTTCCTTTACAGAGTAAAAGATCTTAGCAATAATGAATCAACTTACAAAAATGCGCTTAATAATTTGGAAACGGTTCTAGATGATCATAAAGATGTCAAA contains these protein-coding regions:
- a CDS encoding DUF261 family protein; translated protein: MNKKIFLNVYNFFYNLLKDYFLKKYKSELLESAEQFKKFDKVIFKEVEIHRLAVPLQMKFKEQNEIISKFGCYFLCILFVALVVKEIKNGVEKCFDCFEIDLLFKGLVSKGCLRGDNAFVNSPNAIFANLGIDEDIYFDEKHYPSSYVPLESDILIAKYKDESSSFYHFVIVANDRKTVIWDSLGNSKAVSNGYIDSLRVFKIQNKAIVQRVKNRLEFYNAKFRNNLEVA
- a CDS encoding plasmid maintenance protein, yielding MQPDFHPFITSDESVFHNVIMKNILLEKANLDKSNSQNLLIKLVENNHKKTCTDTVKVSYVESLIKKMCVNPYKRMLKVYWAISVKNKDYKKTFGVERYSACDIYRIVAKLLEKDGKRVVCNRTVQRDIKILNDLGLIQTVLRKFGKHKTGHGSVAHYIQNMQFVAYHKEIIWEYFVSLLEEKLANKKIVGDFDWNIQNAVFKVSKFQNIQNKFQNHTKNTTSFRFVDNKVSEKNSYGTFEQSCDITLHSQHSKSRVNTMSPHESPPVINKDNISNIKYKNSKNSIYNSKILKNNINFEKKDVESRLIQRDIPKDFLYRVKDLSNNESTYKNALNNLETVLDDHKDVKLKYILEHFLEQFSEYRYKVWMMMKRNDGVISDYDLIWKDRFTEFVSKKVELNDYVKKVLAMEAKERENRSRERLERSNNNQVQSDKQIPNSVNQQQYNVNRGAPPQLQQSQQLPHRRIYERENTKGIVKDSSGFKSLKGLTLDSLGISKKVI